The DNA window GGCGGCATACCCAGAGCGTATATGCCATCGAGTGCTGATTTATCCAGGGAGGACGTAAAGGGTGTCATTGCGTATATAAAGACTTTTTCCAAGCGTTGGCAAGAGGAACAGGCTTGCAGCAGTATCACTATAAAGAAACCTGCCTTTGTCGGCACACCTGAGTCGGTGGCAAAGGGTGAGAAAATATGGGAAAACATGAAATGCTGGGAATGCCACGGCAAAGAGGGCAAAGGAGACGGTACGAAGGCGGACAGTTTAAAGGACGACTGGGGCGACAAAGTGCTGCCATTTGACTTTACATCTGGTGCTACAAAGATGGGTTTTGCTCCGGAAAACGTTTATGCCGCTTACACCACAGGGCTTGACGGCACAGGTATGCCCTCGTATGCAGATTCTATAAAAGAAGAGGACAGATGGCATTTGGTTTCCTATACATTAAAACTAATGGGAAGGCTTTAGCAGAAAAGAGGAGGTAGAGATATGTCTTTTGATAGAAGAAGCTTTCTTAAGTATTTGGGAGTGGCAGGCGCAAGCGTTGGTGCAGGCATCGTTGCTCTTGAAAACATAACGAAAGATAGTGTCCAAAATACACTTTTAAGTACAACTGAGGCACATGCTGAGACTAAAAATGTAGGCACTCAGAGTAATGAGGTAAAACCCGGTGAGTTGGATTCATACTATGGTTTCTGGAGCGGCGGCCATTCCGGCGAGGTTAGAATCCTTGGTCTGCCCTCAATGAGAGAACTAAAAAGAATACCCGTGTTTAATGTAGATGTAGGCTCAGGCTATGGTATAACCAACGAAAGTAAGGCACTCCTGCGCGGACGGTTCTGCGGAGATACCCACCATGTCCACGGGACATATAAAGATGGCACATACGTTGCCAAGTATCTCTTTGTGAACGACAAACTCAACAACCGTGTGGCACGTATCAGGATGGACTACATGGAGGTGGATAAGATTGTGGATGTTCCCAATATTCAGGGAATGCACGGTCTTTTCACACAGAGGGCTCCAAAAACCGAGTGGGTGGTGTGTAACGGCGAGTTTCAGGTGCCGGTGCCTAACGCTTCATCCACTGACCCCAATAACTACTACGGTATTCATGCAATAATAGACGCTGAGAAAATGGAGGTCGTATGCCAGATTATGACAGAGGAAAACATGGATTTGGCAGCCACCGACTATGCCGGAAAGTACTCACTGGCTACATCCTATAACGTGGAAAGAGGCGTTACAATCTCTGAAATGCTCTCTGCCGACAATGACGCTCTTTTAG is part of the Nitrospirota bacterium genome and encodes:
- a CDS encoding c-type cytochrome, producing the protein MVKNAVIVSKLLVFLPVFLSTGLISVWLSVNQASAADDAVHGKKVFESRCVICHGPKGDGKGLMDVVHRNEKKGMVWTVFPRDFTSGVFKFRTTPTGCLPTDADLARVITGGIPRAYMPSSADLSREDVKGVIAYIKTFSKRWQEEQACSSITIKKPAFVGTPESVAKGEKIWENMKCWECHGKEGKGDGTKADSLKDDWGDKVLPFDFTSGATKMGFAPENVYAAYTTGLDGTGMPSYADSIKEEDRWHLVSYTLKLMGRL